A window of Chryseobacterium sp. IHB B 17019 genomic DNA:
TTCTGCAAATAACTTGAGTATCAACTTAGGATTGAGCAGAAACTCTGCAGGTATAGACCCGATCTTCCCTACAGTAGGTTCAAACTTAGATCTCTCTGTGAAATTTACACTGCCGTATTCAGCGTTTAGTAACAAAGATTATTCTACAATGACGCCGGTTGACAAATACAGATGGATGGAATTCTATAAAGTGAAGTTCAAAGCCGATGTTTACAACGAGATTGTTGGGAAATTGGTGTTGAGATCTTCTGCTGAGATGGGATTCATGGACGGATACAACAAAAACTTGGGAGCTCCGCCATTTGAAAGATTCTATGTTGGAGGTACAGGCTTATTCGGTGGTAGATATGATGGTAGAGAATTGATTCCGTTGAGAGGTTACGAAAACGCATCTACTTACGGAGGACAGTCAGACGTCGATGTTACTCCATTAGGAGGAGGTACTATTTATAACAGATTTACGTTAGAATTAAGATATCCGATTTCATTAAATCAAACTGCAAAAATTTATGCATTAACGTTTGCTGAAGGAGGAAATGTTTGGAATTCTTGGGGTAGTTATAATCCATTCCAGTTAAAAAGATCAGTGGGTGTTGGTGTAAGAGTTTATATGGGAGCATTTGGTCTTATTGGATTTGACTTCGCTTATGGATTTGATAAACCAATTGGCTCATCAGAACCTTCTGGTTGGAAGACTCACTTCCTGATGAATCAGTCATTATAATTCACAATATGAAAAATTTTAAAATTGTTTTCTCGTTTGTTTTATTTTTGCTTTTTGGTATAAGCAACGCACAAAAAATTGGTGTTGTGGATACTGATTATATCTTAAATAAGCTTCCTCAATATCAAGAGGCGGAGGCAAGACTAAATTCACAGATTGACACTTGGGAATCTGAACTTCAAAACCTACAATCTGAATATGAACGTAAAAGATCAGCCTTTGAAAGTGAAAAAGTGCTTTTGATAGGCGATCAGTTGAAGCTAAGAGAAAAGGAAGTAATGGATCTGGAGAAAAATATCAAAACCACTACCAGCTTACGTTTCGGAGCTACTGGAGAAATTAAAAAGCTGAGAACAAATTTAGTTCAGCCTTTCCAGGATCAGATCTGGGGCGCAATCAAAACGATGGCTGAGAAAAACGGATTGGGCATGGTTCTTGATAAAACAAGTAACAATGTAATTTTCCTTCAGAAAAGATTTGATTATTCAGACAAGGTTTTGGATATCTTATTAAAAGGAAACGACAAAAAAGAAAAAACTAATAGTAAAAAGTAAAAGTTGAAATTAACTTTTACTAAATTTAAAGATCTAAAAAACAAATTAAATTATTTATTTACCAATTATGAAAAAATTAAGTGTATTATTTGCAGCGGTAATGATGGTTGTATCGGTAGGTATGGCAAAAGCTCAAAAAATTGCTACTTTAGATGTTATAGGTGTTCTTAATGCAATGCCTGAAAAGAAAAAAGCAGATACTGATCTTAAAGCTTTCTTAGATACTAAACAAGCTGAAATTAAAAAGAAGGCAGATGCTGGACAAGCTAAATTAAAGCAATATTCTGAAGAAGCACCTAAGAAAACTGCTGACGAAAACAAAGCTAGAGAAGCTGAATTAGCAAAAATGCAGGAAGAAATCCAGCAAATGAACGACAAAGCTCAAAAAGACTTTGTTGCTAAGCAAGATGCAGCTTACGAACCAATCGAGAAAAAGCTGAATGATGCTGTAAATAAAGTTGCTAAAGCAAACGGTTACGATTATATCATGGATGCAAACTCTTCTGCTTTCGTATTCAAAGGAGGTCCGGATGCGACTCCAGCTGTGAAAAAAGAATTAGGTGTTCAATAATTTTGACAATTAACAAACATTTATAAAACTTACCATCTCACTTAGAGGTGGTTTTTTTTATTTTTGCAAAATGAATAAAGAAGTATCAACTACGGTAAAGGTTAGGTTTAGCGATTGTGATCCCATCGGACATTTAAATAATGTGAAATATCTGGAATATATGTTCAATGCCAGAGAAGATCATGTCGAAACATTTTACGGTTTCACTTACGAAGAATATACCAAAAAGACTGGTTGTACCTGGATCGCGATTCAAAACGAAATAGCATATTTAAAAGAAGTAAGATACAATACCTCGGTGGTGATCAGCAGCAAAACCATCGATGTTCAGGACAGGACTGCAAAAGTTGAGATCTTAATGAAAAGCCTGGACGAAAACACAGTTCATGCAGTATTGTGGGTGACGGTAATTTATTTTAATGTTAAAACAAGAAAATCAGAAGTACATCCACAAGACATTAAAGATACATTTGGTAAATTTTATGTAGATTTAGAGCAGAAAGATTTCCAGTCGAGAGTTAAATTTTTAAGATCACAAAACGCAAAAAATTCATAATGAAAAAAATACTAGTAATAGGAAGTAACGGGCAATTGGGAAACTGTATCAGAAAGATTACACCCAATTTTGAACTGGATTATGAATTTATCTTTACAGACTCGCAAACTCTCAATATCACAGATGAGGATTTAGTGAGCAAATTCTTTTATGATAACAAGCCGGATTTCTGCATCAACGCATCTGCCTACACCGCAGTAGATCTTG
This region includes:
- a CDS encoding OmpH family outer membrane protein yields the protein MKNFKIVFSFVLFLLFGISNAQKIGVVDTDYILNKLPQYQEAEARLNSQIDTWESELQNLQSEYERKRSAFESEKVLLIGDQLKLREKEVMDLEKNIKTTTSLRFGATGEIKKLRTNLVQPFQDQIWGAIKTMAEKNGLGMVLDKTSNNVIFLQKRFDYSDKVLDILLKGNDKKEKTNSKK
- a CDS encoding OmpH family outer membrane protein, producing MKKLSVLFAAVMMVVSVGMAKAQKIATLDVIGVLNAMPEKKKADTDLKAFLDTKQAEIKKKADAGQAKLKQYSEEAPKKTADENKAREAELAKMQEEIQQMNDKAQKDFVAKQDAAYEPIEKKLNDAVNKVAKANGYDYIMDANSSAFVFKGGPDATPAVKKELGVQ
- a CDS encoding acyl-CoA thioesterase, yielding MNKEVSTTVKVRFSDCDPIGHLNNVKYLEYMFNAREDHVETFYGFTYEEYTKKTGCTWIAIQNEIAYLKEVRYNTSVVISSKTIDVQDRTAKVEILMKSLDENTVHAVLWVTVIYFNVKTRKSEVHPQDIKDTFGKFYVDLEQKDFQSRVKFLRSQNAKNS